The Pungitius pungitius chromosome 8, fPunPun2.1, whole genome shotgun sequence genome has a window encoding:
- the rab44 gene encoding uncharacterized protein rab44 isoform X3 — protein sequence MSAKKKRLGSRRRLADQSETNTDFGITDTTSVAQCHIPEERTASLNATADLHEAQCETQPPPSPDLLGNRRKLGSSRRSRVQPNPEPTEEVEPSRRGAALQPERQADVLPDCASEAPHATVTKHSEVDLESFGSMSEKETPSEGTSNACSFEEATQEAKKSDLCHTDEVNVGVGVSEFAGVVSCETDQQLIESSSGKEIVEEKLPNVGSVTEKPSDDETEMFTTESINGAENTEIESSLQQGTVSSPKGEMPAEVAQHEHLNSPEVAQARHSEDAVNKVHESEITLMGMRQIAYSSESETSQAELIEKNVHDFPNNQSISIPDSKPDEHPEKEQLEDLLLKSDNDHVYDTRKPRSSDIEGDDTVLGQVFEVEDTVHEQDVEPAENQEKHQIDFSFEKVTHDATDNSEIIPRNLMNQDGNLRDTNFRFTPDEEHPNVCSVTEKENIEGDEDTEWLRQDGNLPDTYLLSEDMESSFPPEKTREEQSSRERTGPECSGQLDIMSPLKEEVHTNEGQDDNSNSPEVTGDDRSEDAVVKVHEQDVESREDQEKPQIDFSFEKVTHDATDNSEIIPRNLMNQIEVSDSHQSKMAVTNTDDSSISLEESSSSLQTHQSEINVPLDPQLQQTIGHRRKMGSRRENKGRLHVNDSGAESDQEPSVDVVGNTRDNETQEDTGETEVQEKSIETLMKETDQFDTAHTEGVSDQVNENALDDTPVGIADLTSLGLQSSLTAGHLEIDQSNFSFTPDEEPPNVCSVTEKENNEGDEDTEWLRQDGNLRDTYLLSEDMEPSFPPEKTREEQSSRERTGPECSGQLDIMSPLKEEVHTNEGQDDNFNSPEVTGDDHSEDAVVKVHEQDVESREDQEKPQIDFSSEKVTHDATDNSEINPRNLMNQIEVSDTHQSMMAVTNTDDSSISLEESSSSLQTHQSEINVPLDPQLQQTIGHRRKMGSRRKNKGRLHVKDSGAESDQEPSVDVVGNTRDNETQEDAEMALKIEPTENLEKPQMDFSFEKVTHDAKDNSEIIPGNLMNQIEVSDTPQSMMAMTNTDDSLINLDNSNPDNTQEEHPKEENYFETSDQTNEDYDVCDTRKTQISEIERVDTCQVFEGDTNPSVDQTAFQEKEELLEESSSSLQTHQSEINVPLDPQLQQTTTSFHSIGHRRKMGSRRENKGQLHVKDSGAESDQEPSVDVVGNTRDNETQEDTEETEVQEKSIETLMKETDQFDTAHTEGVSDQVNVNALDDTPVGIADLTSLGLQSSLTAGHLEIDQSNFSFTPDEKPPNVCSVTGKENIEGDEDTEWLRQDGNLRDTYLLSEDMESSFPPEKTREEQSSRERTGPECSGQLDIMSPLKEEVHTNEGQDDNSNSPEVTGDDHSEDAVVKVHEQDVESREDQEKPQIDFSFEKVTHDATDNSEINPRNLMNQIEVSDTHQSMMAMTNTDDSSISLEESSSSLQTHQSDFNVPLDPQLQQTIGHRRKMGSRRKNKGRLHVKDSGAESDQEPSVDVVGNTRDNETQEDTEMALKIEPTENLEKPQMDFSFEKVTHDAKDNSEIIPVNLMNQIEVSDTPQSMMAMTNTDDSLINLDNSNPDNTQQEHPKEENYFETSDQTNEDCDVCDTRKTQISDIERVDTCQVFEGDTNPSVDQTAFQEKEELLEESSSSLQTHQSDFNVPLDPQLQQTIGHRRKMGSRRKNKGRLHVKDSGAESDQEPSVDVVGNTRDNETQEDTEINSLSNSLVVLSHVKSEDNKSSFALEISPEGSPEEPNESECTVQQADLSAKQPVNFPHVTGTSQDSILATCDVGLKQAETAADVPEQSGTSGPQGMQENNNSDDIVILHGRSTQKRRKMGSTRQSQFNGKRREERAETQEGDTETDTRNRVRAEPVEELTTSATAEWVSQSENANLPLGVVCAEQQETHESSAVNPEEIPSSEALPPEQSASIHEEVVDPLEFVHAADVKLHEGSAAVSGEPRNGGTGAASVTPTDEQRVGPVDIEQRRAVISTEAPVVADLETVTSGGEGEAAEEHVATRAMEPQTDSAEEAAHRANPQVKNASPCLEPKDRRRKMGSTRKNLRTGTKQEDSHQTQGETHKVTETAADVADVKTESFPSAIKDERHVDTGDRDGGPETSEHSRASESHKAPAHQMSEEKPVSQGRMLVTEHRVTPSYVPAEPSTPPKDGSMSESAFRGRRRKMGSNRKSQGHQSHDNQTARVDQRKDTENESDVRSIREENAIHTEELREESSTTKCVQVDQRHGKQLSNLSSSKGEDHHARPVSEKTPEPVTAAQHNAAGIQSHGSPQRFSLDDRPDLRSKAYNVMMIGDSSVGKSSFMKRAQSGKFSLDLPPSVGLDSCMWTVLVEGKPVVLQLWDTAGQERFHSLTKQTFHKAHAFLLMYDITCSQSFSSVSYWESCIREASAESVTILLVGNKSDGAERQVKTQEAEILATEYRFEFMECSAATGENVVQCLETMARMLSEKDETSEVNMVLHKEPPKKTSRCC from the exons ATGTCTGCGAAGAAAAAAAGGCTTGGTTCACGTCGCCGTCTCGCTGATCAAAGTGAAACCAATACAGACTTCGGTATTACAGACACTACCTCTGTAGCCCAATGCCACATTCCAGAAGAAAGAACTGCATCATTAAATGCAACTGCCGATTTACACGAAGCACAATGCGAAACCCAACCGCCACCTTCTCCTGATCTTTTGGGGAACCGAAGGAAATTGGGCTCCAGTCGAAGGAGTAGAGTGCAGCCGAACCCAGAACCCACAGAGGAAGTAGAGCCCTCACGCAGGGGGGCCGCTCTGCAACCGGAGAGGCAGGCAGATGTATTACCGGATTGTGCTTCTGAGGCTCCGCACGCTACTGTCACAAAACACTCCGAGGTGGACCTGGAAAGTTTCGGCTCCATGAGTGAAAAAGAGACTCCCTCTGAGGGCACATCGAACGCGTGTAGCTTTGAGGAAGCCACGCAGGAAGCAAAGAAATCTGACCTCTGTCACACTGATGAAGTCAATGTAGGTGTCGGCGTCTCCGAGTTCGCTGGTGTCGTTTCGTGTGAAACAGATCAGCAACTGATTGAATCATCAAGTGGAAAGGAAATAGTAGAAGAAAAACTGCCCAATGTGGGTTCTGTAACAGAAAAACCAAGCGATGACGAAACAGAAATGTTCACCACAGAGAGCATCAACGGAGCAGAAAATACTGAGATTGAATCCAGTCTTCAGCAAGGAACCGTTTCATCACCAAAGGGGGAGATGCCTGCAGAGGTGGCACAACATGAGCATTTGAATTCACCTGAAGTCGCACAGGCCCGTCATTCAGAAGACGCTGTAAACAAAGTGCATGAAAGTGAGATTACGCTAATGGGTATGCGTCAGATTGCTTACTCATCTGAAAGTGAAACAAGCCAAGCTGAGCTGATAGAGAAAAATGTTCATGATTTTCCAAACAATCAGAGTATTTCCATTCCTGACAGCAAACCGGATGAACATCCTGAAAAGGAACAGCTTGAAGATTTACTGCTAAAAAGTGACAATGATCATGTTTATGATACCAGGAAACCACGGAGCAGCGACATAGAAGGAGATGACACTGTTCTAGGTCAGGTATTTGAGGTAGAAGACACAGTGCATGAACAGGATGTGGAGCCTGCAGAAAATCAAGAAAAGCATCAAATAGATTTCTCATTTGAGAAAGTGACTCACGATGCAACAGACAATTCTGAAATCATTCCCAGAAACCTGATGAACCAGGATGGAAATTTACGGGACACAAATTTCAGGTTTACACCAGATGAAGAACATCCCAACGTGTGTTCAGTaacggaaaaagaaaacattgaaggAGACGAGGACACAGAATGGTTAAGGCAGGATGGAAATTTACCGGACACATATTTGCTGAGTGAAGACATGGAGTCTTCTTTCCCACCAGAGAAAACCAGAGAAgaacaaagcagcagagagcGTACAGGACCTGAGTGTAGTGGACAACTAGACATTATGTCACCACTGAAAGAGGAGGTGCACACAAATGAGGGACAAGATGACAACTCTAACTCACCTGAAGTCACAGGTGATGATCGTTCAGAGGATGCTGTTGTCAAAGTGCATGAACAAGATGTTGAGTCAAGAGAAGATCAAGAAAAGCCTCAAATTGATTTCTCATTTGAGAAAGTGACTCACGATGCAACAGACAATTCTGAAATCATTCCCAGAAACCTGATGAACCAAATTGAAGTCAGTGACTCACACCAATCAAAGATGGCAGTGACAAATACTGATGATTCTTCAATCTCTCTGGAGGAGAGTTCATCTTCTTTACAAACCCATCAATCAGAAATCAACGTTCCTTTGGACCCCCAACTTCAGCAGACCATTGGACACCGAAGAAAAATGGGGTCTAGACGTGAAAACAAAGGAAGACTCCATGTCAATGACTCTGGTGCTGAATCAGACCAGGAACCTTCTGTGGATGTGGTTGGAAATACCAGAGACAATGAAACCCAGGAAGACACAGGAGAGACTGAAGTGCAGGAAAAATCAATTGAAACCTTGATGAAAGAAACAGACCAATTTGACACGGCTCACACTGAAGGTGTTAGTGATCAAGTTAATGAAAACGCACTGGATGACACACCTGTTGGCATCGCTGATCTCACTAGTTTGGGTTTACAGTCAAGTTTGACCGCAGGTCATCTGGAGATTGACCAATCAAATTTCAGCTTTACACCAGATGAAGAACCTCCCAACGTGTGTTCAGTaacggaaaaagaaaacaatgaaggAGACGAGGACACAGAATGGTTAAGGCAGGATGGAAATTTACGGGACACATATTTGCTGAGTGAAGACATGGAGCCTTCTTTCCCACCAGAGAAAACCAGAGAAgaacaaagcagcagagagcGTACAGGACCTGAGTGTAGTGGACAACTAGACATTATGTCACCACTGAAAGAGGAGGTGCACACAAATGAGGGACAAGATGACAACTTTAACTCACCTGAAGTCACAGGTGATGATCATTCAGAGGATGCTGTTGTCAAAGTGCATGAACAAGATGTTGAGTCAAGAGAAGATCAAGAAAAGCCTCAAATAGATTTCTCATCTGAGAAAGTGACTCACGATGCAACAGACAATTCTGAAATCAATCCCAGAAACCTGATGAACCAAATTGAAGTCAGTGACACACACCAATCAATGATGGCAGTGACAAATACTGATGATTCTTCAATCTCTCTGGAGGAGAGTTCATCTTCTTTACAAACCCATCAATCAGAAATCAATGTTCCTTTGGACCCCCAACTTCAGCAGACCATTGGACACCGAAGAAAAATGGGGTCTAGACGTAAAAACAAAGGAAGACTCCATGTCAAAGACTCTGGTGCTGAATCAGACCAGGAACCTTCTGTGGATGTGGTTGGAAATACCAGAGACAATGAAACCCAGGAAGACGCAGAAATGGCTTTAAAAATAGAGCCAACAGAAAATCTAGAAAAGCCTCAAATGGATTTCTCATTTGAGAAAGTGACTCATGATGCCAAAGACAATTCTGAAATCATTCCCGGAAACCTGATGAACCAAATTGAAGTCAGTGACACACCTCAATCTATGATGGCAATGACAAATACTGATGATTCTCTTATTAACCTGGACAATTCCAACccagacaacacacaggaagaacatcctAAAGAGGAAAACTACTTTgagacctcagatcagacaaaTGAGGATTATGATGTTTGTGATACGAGGAAAACACAAATCAGCGAGATAGAAAGAGTAGACACTTGTCAGGTATTTGAGGGTGATACAAACCCCAGTGTGGATCAAACAGCTTTTCAAGAGAaggaagaactgctggaggagAGTTCATCTTCTTTACAAACCCATCAATCAGAAATCAACGTTCCTTTGGACCCCCAACTTCAGCAGACCACCACCAGCTTCCACTCCATTGGACACCGAAGAAAAATGGGGTCTAGACGTGAAAACAAAGGACAACTCCATGTCAAAGACTCTGGTGCTGAATCAGACCAGGAACCTTCTGTGGATGTGGTTGGAAATACCAGAGACAATGAAACCCAGGAAGACACAGAAGAGACTGAAGTGCAGGAAAAATCAATTGAAACCTTGATGAAAGAAACAGACCAATTTGACACGGCTCACACTGAAGGTGTTAGTGATCAAGTTAATGTAAACGCACTGGATGACACACCTGTTGGCATCGCTGATCTCACTAGTTTGGGTTTACAGTCAAGTTTAACCGCAGGTCATCTGGAGATTGACCAATCAAATTTCAGCTTTACACCAGATGAAAAACCTCCCAACGTGTGTTCAGTaacaggaaaagaaaacattgaaggAGACGAGGACACAGAATGGTTAAGGCAGGATGGAAATTTACGGGACACATATTTGCTGAGTGAAGACATGGAGTCTTCTTTCCCACCAGAGAAAACCAGAGAAgaacaaagcagcagagagcGTACAGGACCTGAGTGTAGTGGACAACTAGACATTATGTCACCACTGAAAGAGGAGGTGCACACAAATGAGGGACAAGATGACAACTCTAACTCACCTGAAGTCACAGGTGATGATCATTCAGAGGATGCTGTTGTCAAAGTGCATGAACAAGATGTTGAGTCAAGAGAAGATCAAGAAAAGCCTCAAATAGATTTCTCATTTGAGAAAGTGACTCACGATGCAACAGACAATTCTGAAATCAATCCCAGAAACCTGATGAACCAAATTGAAGTCAGTGACACACACCAATCAATGATGGCAATGACAAATACTGATGATTCTTCAATCTCTCTGGAGGAGAGTTCATCTTCTTTACAAACCCATCAATCAGATTTCAACGTTCCTTTGGACCCCCAACTTCAGCAGACCATTGGACACCGAAGAAAAATGGGGTCTAGACGTAAAAACAAAGGAAGACTCCATGTCAAAGACTCTGGTGCTGAATCAGACCAGGAACCTTCTGTGGATGTGGTTGGAAATACCAGAGACAATGAAACCCAGGAAGACACAGAAATGGCTTTAAAAATAGAGCCAACAGAAAATCTAGAAAAGCCTCAAATGGATTTCTCATTTGAGAAAGTGACTCATGATGCCAAAGACAATTCTGAAATTATTCCCGTAAACCTGATGAACCAAATTGAAGTCAGTGACACACCTCAATCTATGATGGCAATGACAAATACTGATGATTCTCTTATTAACCTGGACAATTCCAACCCAGACAACACACAGCAAGAACATCCTAAAGAGGAAAACTACTTTgagacctcagatcagacaaaTGAGGATTGTGATGTTTGTGATACGAGGAAAACCCAAATCAGCGACATAGAAAGAGTAGACACTTGTCAGGTATTTGAGGGTGATACAAACCCCAGTGTGGATCAAACAGCTTTTCAAGAGAaggaagaactgctggaggagAGTTCATCTTCTTTACAAACCCATCAATCAGATTTCAACGTTCCTTTGGACCCCCAACTTCAGCAGACCATTGGACACCGAAGAAAAATGGGGTCTAGACGTAAAAACAAAGGAAGACTCCATGTCAAAGACTCTGGTGCTGAATCAGACCAGGAACCTTCTGTGGATGTGGTTGGAAATACCAGAGACAATGAAACCCAGGAAGACACAGAAATAAATTCACTGAGCAACTCTTTGGTGGTTTTGTCTCATGTGAAGTCAGAAGACAACAAGTCTTCTTTTGCACTGGAGATAAGCCCAGAAGGAAGCCCTGAGGAACCCAATGAATCTGAATGCACTGTTCAGCAAGCAGATTTGTCTGCAAAACAACCTGTAAACTTCCCCCATGTCACTGGAACTTCACAGGATTCG ATTTTGGCTACATGCGACGTTGGACTCAAGCAAGCGGAGACAGCTGCAGACGTGCCCGAGCAAAGCGGCACTTCCGGCCCACAGGGGAtgcaagaaaataataattccgATGACATTGTCATTTTGCACGGGAGATCCAcacagaagaggagaaagatggGCTCCACTCGCCAGAGTCAGTTCAATGGGAAACGTCGGGAGGAGAGAGCCGAAACCCAAGAAGGTGACACAGAAACCGACACGAGGAATCGTGTCAGAGCGGAACCAGTGGAGGAGTTAACAACGAGTGCCACTGCGGAGTGGGTGTCGCAGAGTGAAAACGCAAATCTGCCCCTCGGTGTCGTCTGTGCAGAACAGCAGGAAACCCACGAAAGTAGCGCGGTGAATCCCGAGGAGATCCCCTCATCGGAGGCTCTCCCTCCGGAGCAATCGGCCTCCATCCATGAAGAAGTTGTTGATCCTCTTGAGTTCGTTCATGCAGCTGATGTGAAGCTCCATGAGGGTAGTGCAGCAGTCAGTGGGGAGCCGCGCAATGGTGGCACAGGGGCGGCCTCCGTGACCCCAACCGACGAGCAAAGAGTGGGTCCTGTAGACATAGAACAGCGCAGAGCTGTGATTTCAACAGAAGCTCCTGTCGTTGCCGATTTGGAAACAGTGACGtccggaggggaaggagaagccGCAGAGGAGCACGTCGCCACTCGGGCAATGGAGCCGCAGACAGACAGCGCCGAGGAAGCCGCTCACAGAGCGAATCCCCAGGTGAAGAACGCAAGTCCATGTCTGGAGCCCAAAGACCGGAGGAGAAAGATGGGCTCCACTCGCAAGAATCTCAGGACGGGAACCAAACAGGAAGACTCGCATCAAACGCAGGGCGAGACTCACAAAGTAACCGAGACTGCGGCTGATGTTGCAGATGTGAAGACTGAAAGTTTCCCGAGCGCCATTAAAGACGAGCGACATGTTGACACCGGCGACAGAGACGGTGGTCCTGAAACCTCGGAGCACAGCCGCGCCAGTGAGTCTCACAAAGCTCCGGCCCACCAGATGTCAGAAGAAAAACCTGTTTCTCAAGGCCGGATGTTGGTAACAGAGCATCGGGTGACTCCCAGTTATGTCCCAGCAGAACCATCCACTCCTCCTAAAGACGGTTCAATGTCAGAATCAGCGTTTcgtgggagaaggagaaaaatggGATCCAACCGAAAGTCCCAGGGACACCAAAGCCATGACAACCAAACTGCAAGAGTGGACCAAAGAAAAGATACAGAAAATGAGAGCGATGTCAGAAGTATCAGAGAGGAAAATGCCATCCACACGGAAGAGCTGAGAGAAGAAAGTTCAACAACTAAG TGTGTTCAGGTGGACCAACGTCACGGGAAGCAATTATCCAACctcagcagctcaaagggagaagaTCACCACGCGAGGCCTGTCAG TGAGAAGACACCTGAGCCAGTGACTGCAGCTCAACACAACGCTGCTGGGATCCAAAGTCACGGGAGCCCACAGAGGTTTTCTCTGG ACGATCGACCGGATCTGAGATCCAAAGCTTACAACGTGATGATGATTGGAGACAGCAGTGTGGGCAAATCCTCATTCATGAAAAGAGCGCAGAGTGGGAAGTTTTCTTTAGATTTACCCCCCTCTGTTG GGCTGGATTCCTGTATGTGGACCGTGCTCGTGGAGGGGAAACCTGTGGTGCTGCAGTTGTGGGACACGGCGGGTCAAGAAAG GTTTCACAGCCTCACAAAACAGACTTTCCACAAGGCCCACGCATTTCTCCTCATGTATGACATCACTTGCTCTCAGAGTTTTTCCTCAGTCAGCTACTGGGAAAGCTGTATTCGG GAAGCATCCGCAGAAAGTGTGACCATTTTACTTGTTGGCAATAAAAGTGATGGTGCAGAGCGGCAGGTCAAAACTCAAGAGGCGGAGATTCTTGCTACG GAGTACAGATTTGAATTCATGGAGTGTAGCGCTGCCACAGGTGAAAATGTGGTTCAGTGTTTGGAAACGATGGCCAG GATGTTGAGTGAAAAAGATGAAACAAGTGAAGTGAACATGGTCTTGCACAAAGAACCCCCAAAAAAGACTTCCAGATGTTGCTAA